In the genome of Rhodoferax sp. BAB1, one region contains:
- a CDS encoding efflux RND transporter permease subunit, with protein sequence MSSTEQASTRFNLSRWAIEHPALTRYLLVVLMVLGFAAYFQLGQDEDPPFTFRAMVVRTYWPGATAQQVAEQVTDKIERTLQEVPGADKIRSYSKPGESQIIFQLKDSTQAAVVANTWYTVRKKIGDVRGTLPGGIQGPFFNDEFGDVYGVIYALQADGFSNAEVKVFADDVRQQLLRVPDVAKVELFGVQDEKLYIEISQKRLSQLGLDLNQVLAQLGQQNAVESAGAVQTPLDVVQVRVAGQFEAVSQLRAMPIRGSTGNQLRLGDIAEIRRGYVDPASIKVRHQGQQVIALGISMAKGGDIIALGKSLQQVTDRLRKTLPAGIELVQLQDQPRAVSTSVNEFVGVLIEAVLIVLAVSFISLGLHKHQGAAHLPIWKRYYVDMRPGLVVGITIPLVLALTFLGMQYWGIGLHKISLGSLIIALGLLVDDAIIAVEMMVRKMEEGYDKVRAATFAYEITAMPMLTGTLITAAGFLPIGMAKSAVGEYTFAIFGVTALALVLSWIVSVYFVPYLGTLLLKAKPHAAADQPHELFDSPFYSRFRKTVDWCVEHRWLTIGATVLTFALGIVGMGKVQQQFFPDSSRPEILVDLWFPEGTSFAANEEVTQRVEKRLLGQAGVTAVSTWVGSGVPRFYLPLDQVFPQTNVSQLIVLPKDLKTRETLRVQLPTLLAQEFPEARGRVKLLPNGPPVPYPVQFRVVGADPGLLRERADEVKALMRESANTRGVNDNWNESVKVLRLEIDQAKARALGVSSQSIAQASRTMLAGQNVGQYREGDKLIDIVLRQPHDERNALTDLANAYLPTASGRSIPMTQIAKPVFTWEPGVMWRENREFGITVQSDAVEGMQGATVTAELLPSLRALESKWHATGLNGYRIEVAGAVEESSKGQGSIAAGVPLMLFLTFTLLMLQLQSFSRAMLVFLTGPLGLAGVAGALLLLNRPFGFVALLGVIALMGMIQRNSVILIDQIEQDRAAGVPAWDAIVESAVRRLRPIVLTAAAAVLAMIPLSRSVFWGPMAVAIMGGLIVATVLTLLALPAMYAAWFRVKRGTPASP encoded by the coding sequence ATGAGTTCTACCGAACAAGCGTCGACTCGCTTCAATCTCTCCCGCTGGGCCATCGAGCACCCAGCCCTCACGCGCTACCTGCTGGTGGTGCTCATGGTGCTGGGCTTCGCTGCGTATTTCCAGCTGGGCCAGGACGAGGACCCGCCCTTCACCTTCCGGGCCATGGTGGTGCGCACCTACTGGCCCGGTGCCACGGCACAGCAGGTGGCCGAGCAGGTGACGGACAAGATCGAGCGCACCCTGCAGGAGGTGCCCGGCGCCGACAAGATCCGCAGCTACTCCAAACCCGGCGAGTCGCAGATCATTTTCCAGCTCAAGGACTCGACCCAGGCGGCCGTGGTGGCCAACACCTGGTACACGGTGCGCAAGAAGATCGGCGACGTGCGGGGCACGCTGCCCGGCGGCATCCAGGGGCCCTTCTTCAACGACGAATTCGGTGATGTCTATGGCGTGATCTATGCGCTGCAGGCCGATGGCTTCAGCAACGCCGAGGTGAAGGTCTTTGCCGACGATGTGCGCCAGCAACTGCTGCGTGTGCCCGACGTGGCCAAGGTCGAACTCTTCGGTGTGCAGGACGAGAAGCTCTACATCGAGATCTCGCAGAAGCGCCTGTCACAGCTCGGCCTGGACCTGAACCAGGTGCTGGCCCAGCTGGGCCAGCAGAACGCGGTGGAGAGCGCCGGGGCGGTGCAGACGCCGCTGGATGTGGTGCAGGTGCGGGTGGCCGGCCAGTTTGAGGCGGTGAGCCAGCTGCGCGCCATGCCCATCCGTGGCAGCACGGGTAACCAGCTGCGCCTGGGTGACATAGCCGAGATCCGCCGCGGTTATGTGGACCCGGCCAGCATCAAGGTGCGACACCAGGGCCAGCAGGTCATCGCCCTGGGCATCTCCATGGCCAAGGGCGGCGACATCATCGCGCTGGGCAAATCGCTGCAGCAGGTGACCGACCGTCTCAGGAAGACCCTGCCGGCCGGCATCGAACTGGTGCAGTTGCAGGACCAGCCGCGTGCGGTCTCCACCTCGGTCAATGAGTTTGTCGGCGTGCTGATCGAGGCGGTGCTCATCGTGCTGGCGGTCAGCTTCATCAGCCTGGGGCTGCACAAGCACCAGGGGGCCGCCCATCTGCCGATCTGGAAGCGTTATTACGTGGACATGCGGCCCGGCCTGGTGGTGGGCATCACCATTCCCCTGGTGCTGGCGCTGACCTTCCTGGGCATGCAGTACTGGGGTATCGGCCTGCACAAGATCTCGCTGGGTTCACTGATCATCGCCCTGGGCCTGCTGGTGGACGACGCCATCATCGCCGTGGAGATGATGGTGCGCAAGATGGAGGAGGGCTACGACAAGGTGCGCGCGGCCACCTTCGCCTACGAGATCACGGCCATGCCCATGCTGACCGGCACGCTGATCACCGCAGCCGGTTTTCTGCCCATCGGCATGGCCAAGTCGGCCGTGGGCGAGTACACCTTTGCCATCTTCGGCGTGACCGCGCTGGCCCTGGTGCTGAGCTGGATCGTCTCGGTCTATTTCGTGCCCTACCTCGGCACGCTGCTGCTCAAGGCCAAACCGCATGCTGCAGCCGACCAGCCGCACGAACTGTTCGACAGCCCCTTCTACAGCCGCTTCCGCAAGACCGTGGACTGGTGCGTCGAGCACCGCTGGCTCACGATCGGTGCCACGGTGCTGACCTTTGCGCTCGGCATCGTCGGCATGGGCAAGGTGCAGCAGCAGTTCTTTCCCGATTCGAGCCGGCCCGAGATCCTGGTCGATCTCTGGTTCCCGGAAGGCACGTCCTTTGCCGCCAACGAGGAGGTGACGCAGCGCGTGGAAAAGCGCCTGCTGGGACAGGCCGGCGTGACTGCGGTGAGCACCTGGGTCGGTTCGGGCGTGCCGCGTTTTTACCTGCCGCTGGACCAGGTTTTCCCGCAGACCAACGTCTCGCAGCTGATCGTGCTGCCCAAAGACCTCAAGACGCGTGAAACGCTGCGGGTCCAGCTGCCGACCCTGCTGGCCCAGGAGTTCCCGGAGGCGCGTGGCCGTGTCAAGCTGCTGCCCAACGGGCCGCCGGTGCCCTATCCGGTGCAGTTCCGCGTGGTCGGCGCCGACCCCGGCCTGCTGCGCGAGCGTGCCGACGAGGTCAAGGCCCTGATGCGCGAGAGCGCCAACACGCGCGGTGTCAATGACAACTGGAATGAGTCGGTCAAGGTGCTGCGCCTGGAGATCGACCAGGCCAAGGCGCGCGCGCTGGGCGTGAGCAGCCAGTCCATCGCCCAGGCTTCACGCACCATGCTGGCCGGCCAGAACGTGGGGCAGTACCGCGAGGGCGACAAGCTGATCGACATCGTGCTGCGCCAGCCCCATGACGAACGCAATGCCCTGACCGACCTGGCCAATGCCTACCTGCCGACCGCCAGCGGCCGCTCCATACCGATGACGCAGATCGCCAAACCGGTTTTCACCTGGGAACCCGGGGTGATGTGGCGCGAGAACCGCGAGTTCGGCATCACCGTGCAGTCCGACGCCGTGGAGGGCATGCAGGGCGCCACCGTGACGGCCGAGTTGCTGCCTTCGCTGCGGGCCCTGGAGTCCAAGTGGCATGCGACCGGCCTCAACGGCTACCGCATCGAAGTGGCTGGCGCGGTGGAGGAGAGCAGCAAGGGGCAGGGCTCGATCGCCGCTGGCGTTCCCCTGATGCTTTTTCTCACCTTCACGCTGCTGATGCTGCAGTTGCAGAGTTTCAGCCGTGCCATGCTGGTGTTCCTGACAGGTCCGCTGGGCCTGGCCGGCGTGGCCGGGGCCTTGCTGTTGCTCAACCGTCCCTTCGGCTTCGTGGCCCTGCTGGGGGTGATCGCCCTGATGGGCATGATCCAGCGCAACTCGGTGATCCTGATCGACCAGATCGAGCAGGACCGCGCCGCCGGCGTGCCGGCCTGGGACGCCATCGTGGAGTCCGCGGTACGCCGGCTGCGCCCCATCGTGCTGACCGCCGCCGCCGCCGTGCTGGCCATGATCCCGTTGTCACGCTCCGTGTTCTGGGGCCCCATGGCCGTGGCCATCATGGGCGGCCTGATCGTCGCCACCGTGCTGACCTTGCTGGCCCTGCCGGCGATGTATGCCGCATGGTTCCGCGTGAAACGCGGAACACCGGCATCTCCATGA
- a CDS encoding efflux RND transporter periplasmic adaptor subunit: MSDTRPFWPRRTALAALLPLAAFTLMACSPAAPPEEPVRSVKVMTVRAASLNATQEFSGEVRPRIESRLGFRVAGKLVRREVELGQRVKAGQVLARLDPQDYRLAADAAQAQFGAAVTNRDLAAADFKRFKELREQNFISGAELERRDAALKAAQAQVDQAQAQLASQRNQGSYTTLVADAAGVVTAVEAEPGQVVSAGQPVVRVAQDGPRDAVFAVPEDKLAIMRQGSAVAVRVWPGQTQLDGRVREVSASADPVTRTYQVKVALEGRQAPPLGATVTVFPKVRSEQRVAAIKLPTSALRQDGQATAVWVLDPTSMTISSQAVQIATADGNEAVVAGGLQEGQLVVSAGVHVLSPGQKVTLYREKTATSLSSAPQTAVDATLGTAAAAPLAASK, from the coding sequence ATGTCCGATACACGCCCTTTCTGGCCCAGGCGCACAGCCTTGGCGGCTTTGCTGCCGTTGGCGGCTTTCACCTTGATGGCCTGCTCCCCGGCGGCTCCGCCCGAGGAGCCGGTACGGTCCGTCAAGGTCATGACCGTGCGCGCGGCCAGCCTGAACGCCACGCAGGAGTTTTCAGGTGAGGTGCGCCCGCGCATCGAATCACGCCTGGGTTTCCGGGTGGCCGGCAAGCTGGTGCGCCGGGAGGTCGAACTGGGCCAGCGTGTGAAAGCGGGCCAGGTGCTGGCCCGGCTCGATCCGCAGGATTACCGGCTGGCGGCCGATGCCGCCCAGGCGCAATTCGGTGCCGCCGTGACCAACCGGGACCTGGCGGCCGCCGACTTCAAGCGTTTCAAGGAGTTGCGTGAGCAGAACTTCATCAGCGGTGCCGAGTTGGAGCGGCGCGACGCGGCGCTCAAGGCCGCACAGGCCCAGGTCGACCAGGCCCAGGCGCAGCTGGCTTCCCAGCGCAACCAGGGCAGTTACACGACCCTGGTGGCCGATGCCGCAGGCGTGGTGACGGCCGTCGAGGCCGAGCCGGGCCAGGTGGTCAGCGCCGGCCAGCCCGTGGTACGCGTGGCCCAGGACGGCCCGCGCGATGCGGTCTTTGCCGTGCCCGAGGACAAGCTGGCCATCATGCGCCAGGGCAGCGCGGTGGCGGTGCGGGTCTGGCCCGGCCAGACCCAGCTCGATGGTCGTGTGCGTGAGGTCTCGGCCAGTGCCGACCCGGTGACGCGCACCTACCAGGTCAAGGTGGCGCTGGAAGGCCGGCAGGCGCCGCCGCTGGGCGCGACCGTCACGGTCTTCCCCAAAGTCCGCAGCGAGCAGCGTGTGGCAGCCATCAAGCTGCCGACCAGCGCCTTGCGCCAGGACGGCCAGGCCACGGCGGTCTGGGTGCTGGACCCGACCAGCATGACGATTTCCTCGCAAGCGGTGCAGATTGCGACCGCCGACGGCAACGAGGCCGTGGTGGCCGGCGGCCTGCAGGAGGGGCAGCTGGTGGTGTCGGCGGGGGTGCACGTGCTCTCGCCCGGTCAGAAGGTGACGCTCTATCGCGAGAAGACGGCCACGTCCCTGAGCAGTGCGCCGCAGACCGCCGTGGATGCCACGCTAGGCACTGCCGCAGCCGCGCCCTTGGCGGCCAGCAAGTGA
- the hpnC gene encoding squalene synthase HpnC, with protein MSSRAKIPDVNKPIPPQPITHYENFPVASWLCPPRLRPPIAAIYHYARTADDIADEGEASAAQRLDDLGAYRQDLLAVAQGQPHSGRWPQVFDPLAAMLWEFHLPVPLLDDLLDAFAQDVRKTRDQASYADPAELLDYCRRSANPVGRLLLHLYGVHDETALRESDAVCSALQLINFWQDLSRDIPRGRHYLTDADCAAHGVLRAELATLRPTPGILALIAAQVRTARALMQQGTPLVHRIPGRAGWELRLVVQGGLRILDRIEALGFNSLQQRPTVGAADAPLLLWRSLWM; from the coding sequence ATGTCAAGCCGGGCGAAAATCCCCGACGTGAACAAGCCCATCCCGCCCCAGCCGATTACGCATTACGAGAACTTCCCGGTTGCCTCCTGGCTCTGCCCGCCGCGGCTGCGGCCACCGATCGCCGCCATCTACCACTACGCCCGCACGGCGGACGACATCGCCGACGAAGGCGAGGCCTCGGCCGCGCAACGCCTGGACGATCTGGGCGCCTACCGGCAGGACCTGCTTGCTGTCGCCCAGGGCCAGCCCCACAGCGGCCGCTGGCCCCAGGTCTTCGACCCGCTGGCAGCCATGCTGTGGGAATTCCACCTGCCCGTGCCGCTGCTGGACGACCTGCTCGACGCCTTTGCCCAGGACGTGCGCAAGACCCGCGACCAGGCGAGTTATGCCGACCCGGCCGAGTTGCTGGACTACTGCCGCCGCTCGGCCAACCCGGTGGGCCGCCTGCTGCTGCACCTCTACGGCGTGCACGACGAGACCGCACTGCGCGAGAGCGATGCCGTCTGCAGCGCCCTGCAGCTGATCAACTTCTGGCAGGACCTGAGCCGCGACATCCCGCGCGGCCGCCACTACCTGACGGATGCCGACTGCGCCGCCCATGGCGTGCTGCGCGCTGAACTGGCCACCCTCAGGCCGACGCCCGGCATCCTGGCCCTGATCGCAGCGCAGGTGCGCACTGCACGCGCCCTCATGCAGCAAGGCACACCGCTGGTGCACCGTATCCCGGGCCGCGCCGGCTGGGAACTGCGCCTGGTGGTGCAAGGCGGCCTGCGCATCCTGGACAGGATCGAGGCCCTGGGCTTCAACAGCCTGCAGCAGCGCCCCACGGTCGGCGCCGCCGACGCCCCGCTGCTGCTGTGGCGCAGCCTGTGGATGTGA
- the hpnD gene encoding presqualene diphosphate synthase HpnD, translating into MTPETYVQQKAAASGSSFYYAFLFLPKPRRAAITAFYAYCREVDDVVDEVSDPGVAQTKLAWWEAEVSRAYAGQPTHPVLQALMPHTAVYGIEARHLLAVIEGCQMDLQQTRYLDYPALQRYCHLVAGVVGEVAARIFGQTQEQTTRYAHTLGLAFQLTNIIRDVGEDALRGRIYLPVNELQQFDVKAHELLKRQHSERFVALMKFQTERAHKLYDEALALLPEADRRTQKPGLMMASIYRTLLREIERDNFQVLHQRISLTPLRKLWLAWRVQALGKM; encoded by the coding sequence ATGACGCCCGAGACCTACGTCCAGCAAAAAGCCGCCGCCTCCGGCAGCAGCTTCTACTACGCCTTCCTCTTCCTGCCCAAGCCGCGCCGCGCGGCCATCACGGCCTTCTACGCCTACTGCCGTGAGGTCGACGACGTGGTGGACGAGGTGTCCGACCCCGGCGTGGCCCAGACCAAGCTGGCCTGGTGGGAAGCTGAAGTGAGCCGCGCCTATGCGGGTCAGCCCACGCACCCGGTGCTGCAGGCCCTGATGCCGCATACCGCCGTCTACGGCATCGAGGCGCGCCACCTGCTGGCCGTGATCGAAGGCTGCCAGATGGACCTGCAGCAGACCCGTTACCTGGACTACCCGGCCCTGCAGCGCTACTGCCACCTGGTCGCCGGCGTGGTGGGTGAAGTGGCGGCGCGCATCTTCGGCCAGACCCAGGAACAGACCACGCGCTACGCTCATACCCTGGGCCTGGCCTTCCAGCTGACCAACATCATCCGCGACGTCGGCGAAGACGCCTTGCGCGGGCGCATCTACCTGCCGGTCAACGAACTGCAACAGTTCGACGTCAAGGCGCACGAACTGCTCAAGCGCCAGCACTCGGAGCGTTTCGTGGCCTTGATGAAGTTCCAGACCGAGCGCGCCCACAAGCTCTACGACGAAGCCCTGGCCCTGCTGCCCGAGGCCGACCGCCGCACGCAAAAGCCGGGGCTGATGATGGCCAGCATCTACCGCACCCTGCTGCGCGAGATCGAGCGCGACAACTTCCAGGTGCTGCACCAGCGCATCAGCCTCACGCCCCTGCGCAAGCTCTGGCTGGCCTGGCGCGTGCAGGCCTTGGGGAAGATGTGA
- the hpnE gene encoding hydroxysqualene dehydroxylase HpnE translates to MRLAVVGAGWAGLAAAVQAVQDSHQVTVFEAARTPGGRARGLDITLPDGQAVTVDNGQHILIGAYTETLKLMRRVGVNPDTALQRLPLTLQFPDGAGLRLPDLPVPLDVLAGILRNRAWPLRERLGLLRAALGWKLAGFECEDTLSVAALCSELGPRVLTELIEPLCVSALNTPANQASARVFLRVLHDALFAVPGGSQLLLPRVDLSALFPQAAVSWLQAHGATVRTGARITTLPQGAAHWQLDGQTFDAVLLACSPAEAARLAAPLNAAWASTAEALHFEAITTVYAWAPQARLAAPMLALRHDTQQPAQFVFDRGQLGGPAGLLAFVVSASRGERETLQAQVLSQSQAQLGLQLQALQTVVEKRATFACTPGLQRPPQGIAPGLLACGDYVAGPYPATLEGAVRSGLAAALALAR, encoded by the coding sequence GTGAGGCTTGCCGTCGTTGGTGCCGGCTGGGCTGGGCTGGCCGCGGCCGTGCAGGCTGTGCAAGACAGCCATCAGGTCACCGTCTTCGAAGCGGCCCGCACCCCCGGCGGCCGCGCCCGCGGCCTGGACATCACGCTGCCCGATGGCCAGGCCGTGACGGTGGACAACGGCCAGCACATCCTGATCGGCGCCTACACCGAAACGCTGAAACTCATGCGCAGGGTGGGCGTGAACCCCGACACGGCCCTGCAGCGCCTGCCCCTGACCCTGCAGTTCCCGGACGGTGCCGGCCTGCGCCTGCCCGATCTGCCCGTGCCCCTGGATGTGCTGGCCGGGATCCTGCGCAACCGCGCCTGGCCGCTGCGCGAACGCCTGGGCCTGCTGCGTGCCGCCCTGGGCTGGAAGCTGGCGGGTTTTGAATGCGAGGACACGCTGAGTGTGGCCGCGCTCTGCTCAGAACTTGGGCCACGCGTGTTGACCGAGCTGATTGAACCCTTGTGTGTCTCGGCACTCAACACACCGGCAAACCAGGCCAGCGCCCGGGTCTTCCTGCGTGTGCTGCACGATGCCTTGTTCGCCGTGCCCGGCGGTTCGCAACTGCTGCTGCCGCGCGTCGATCTGTCGGCCCTGTTCCCGCAGGCAGCCGTCAGCTGGCTGCAGGCGCACGGCGCCACGGTGCGCACAGGCGCACGCATCACGACCTTGCCGCAGGGCGCCGCCCACTGGCAACTCGACGGCCAGACTTTTGATGCCGTGCTGCTGGCCTGCTCCCCGGCCGAGGCGGCGCGGCTGGCCGCACCGCTGAATGCCGCCTGGGCCAGCACGGCCGAAGCCCTGCACTTCGAGGCCATCACCACGGTCTATGCCTGGGCCCCCCAAGCCCGCCTCGCCGCGCCCATGCTGGCCCTGCGCCACGACACGCAGCAACCCGCGCAGTTCGTCTTCGACCGCGGCCAACTCGGCGGCCCGGCGGGCCTGCTGGCTTTTGTGGTCAGCGCCAGCCGGGGTGAACGCGAAACGCTGCAGGCCCAGGTGCTGTCCCAGTCGCAGGCACAACTGGGTCTGCAACTGCAAGCGCTGCAGACCGTGGTGGAAAAACGAGCCACCTTCGCTTGCACACCGGGCCTGCAACGACCGCCTCAAGGCATCGCCCCCGGCCTGCTGGCCTGCGGCGACTACGTGGCTGGCCCCTACCCCGCCACACTCGAAGGCGCGGTGCGCAGCGGCCTGGCCGCGGCCCTGGCGCTCGCAAGGTGA
- a CDS encoding penicillin acylase family protein → MKRLFKVLFVLMIVLLTVLAIAVAAGVWHARSKLPQRSGTIELSQLKAPVQVSWDERGVPHLQAQNEIDLYRALGFLHAQDRLFQMEMVRRLARGELAEILGPKLLDTDRLFRTLELRAHAEQRIKSIDRNSPAWQGLLAYLDGINEFQDTRPLPVEFDLLRIQPQHYTPADTLAVAGYLAYSFAAALRTEPVLTYVRDQLGPEHLQIFDLEWQPLGVVGPMAQRRPRPGLAQADWQALARMSEVSQQALELAGVPLFEGSNAWALSGRRTASGKPLLAGDPHIAYSLPAVWYEAHLSAPGFELYGHHQALNPFALLGHNQAFGWSLTMFQNDDMDLVALKVNPDNPRQVWHQGQWVALQNRTETILVKGADPVSITLTRSPHGPLINRAFPDSLGQDPIAMWWTFLETENPILDAFYELNRADTLPKARVAASKIHAPGLNVVWASAAGDIGWWAAARLVQRPLSVNPSFILDGGSEQANKPGFYRFADNPQEENPARGYIVSANHQPVPRSGVPVPGYYNLPERARRLDQLLRTPGTVWNLQNSQALQLDEQTDYAARVLRPLLPLLREMSTDSIERALIDQVAEWDGRHNSASIAPTVFNQFIYELLKASMADELGEQQFNNLLRTRAIDHALPRLVADPRSPWWDNRRTEPRENRNDIVKLAWRASLDHLKEVRGISLPGWTWGYNHTLTHGHPLGRIKPLDQLFNVGPLEAPGGREIPNNLAQSLGPAPWSVNYGPSTRRLIDFADAGKALGINPVGQSGVLLDPHYADQAQDFIAGRYQPMHLNPADVKAATRSTLLLQPAP, encoded by the coding sequence ATGAAACGTCTGTTCAAAGTCCTGTTCGTCCTGATGATCGTGTTGCTCACCGTGCTGGCCATCGCCGTCGCCGCCGGTGTCTGGCATGCCCGCAGCAAGCTGCCTCAACGCAGCGGCACCATCGAACTGAGCCAGCTCAAGGCCCCGGTGCAGGTGAGCTGGGACGAACGTGGCGTGCCGCACCTGCAGGCACAGAACGAGATTGACCTCTACCGTGCCCTCGGTTTCCTGCACGCCCAGGACCGGCTGTTCCAGATGGAAATGGTGCGCCGCCTGGCACGCGGCGAACTGGCCGAGATCCTGGGGCCCAAGCTGCTCGACACCGATCGCCTGTTCCGTACCCTGGAGCTCCGTGCCCACGCCGAGCAAAGGATCAAGAGCATCGACCGCAACAGCCCCGCCTGGCAAGGCCTGCTGGCCTACCTGGACGGCATCAACGAGTTCCAGGACACGCGCCCCCTGCCGGTCGAGTTCGACCTGCTACGCATCCAGCCCCAGCACTACACACCGGCCGACACGCTGGCCGTGGCCGGTTACCTGGCCTACAGCTTTGCCGCCGCACTGCGCACCGAACCTGTGCTGACCTATGTGCGGGACCAGCTGGGCCCGGAACACCTGCAGATCTTCGATCTCGAATGGCAGCCGCTGGGTGTGGTCGGCCCCATGGCGCAGCGACGGCCCCGGCCCGGCCTGGCCCAGGCCGACTGGCAAGCCCTGGCGCGGATGTCCGAAGTCAGCCAGCAGGCCCTGGAACTGGCCGGAGTCCCGCTCTTCGAAGGCAGCAATGCCTGGGCCCTTTCCGGGCGGCGCACCGCCAGCGGCAAGCCACTGCTGGCCGGTGACCCGCATATCGCCTACTCCTTGCCCGCAGTCTGGTACGAGGCCCACCTGAGCGCACCCGGTTTCGAGCTCTACGGCCATCACCAGGCCCTGAACCCTTTTGCGCTGCTGGGCCACAACCAGGCTTTCGGCTGGAGCCTGACCATGTTCCAGAACGACGACATGGACCTGGTGGCCCTGAAGGTGAATCCGGACAACCCCAGGCAGGTCTGGCACCAGGGGCAGTGGGTCGCGCTGCAAAACCGCACCGAAACCATCCTAGTGAAAGGGGCGGATCCGGTCAGCATCACGCTGACGCGCTCACCGCACGGCCCCCTCATCAACCGAGCCTTTCCCGACAGCCTGGGCCAGGACCCGATCGCCATGTGGTGGACCTTTCTGGAAACCGAGAACCCCATCCTCGACGCCTTCTATGAACTCAACCGCGCCGACACCCTGCCCAAGGCGCGTGTGGCGGCCAGCAAGATCCACGCACCGGGCCTGAATGTGGTGTGGGCCAGTGCAGCCGGTGACATCGGCTGGTGGGCCGCCGCCAGGCTGGTACAGCGCCCGCTCAGCGTGAACCCGAGTTTCATCCTCGATGGCGGCAGCGAGCAGGCGAACAAGCCAGGTTTTTACCGCTTCGCCGACAACCCGCAGGAAGAAAACCCGGCACGCGGTTACATCGTCTCGGCCAACCACCAGCCCGTGCCGCGCAGCGGCGTGCCTGTGCCGGGGTACTACAACCTGCCCGAGCGCGCACGGCGCCTGGACCAGCTGCTGCGTACCCCCGGCACCGTGTGGAACCTGCAGAACAGCCAGGCCCTGCAGCTCGATGAACAGACCGACTATGCAGCGCGTGTGCTGCGCCCGCTGCTGCCGCTGCTGCGCGAGATGTCCACCGACTCCATCGAGCGCGCGCTGATCGACCAGGTGGCCGAATGGGATGGCCGCCACAACAGCGCCAGCATCGCCCCCACGGTTTTCAACCAGTTCATCTACGAGCTGCTCAAGGCGAGCATGGCCGATGAACTGGGCGAGCAGCAGTTCAACAACCTCTTGCGCACGCGTGCCATCGACCACGCCCTGCCGCGCCTGGTGGCCGACCCGCGCTCACCCTGGTGGGACAACCGCCGCACCGAGCCCAGGGAAAACCGCAACGACATCGTGAAGCTGGCCTGGCGTGCCAGCCTTGACCACCTGAAGGAGGTGCGCGGCATCTCCCTGCCCGGCTGGACCTGGGGCTACAACCACACCCTGACCCACGGCCATCCGCTGGGGCGCATCAAGCCGCTGGACCAGCTCTTCAACGTCGGTCCGCTGGAGGCCCCGGGCGGGCGCGAAATCCCCAACAACCTGGCGCAGTCCCTGGGACCGGCCCCCTGGAGCGTGAACTACGGCCCCTCGACCCGGCGCCTGATCGACTTCGCCGATGCCGGCAAGGCCCTGGGCATCAACCCCGTGGGCCAGAGCGGCGTGCTGCTCGACCCCCACTACGCCGACCAGGCACAGGACTTCATCGCCGGCCGCTACCAGCCCATGCACCTGAACCCGGCCGACGTGAAAGCGGCCACCCGCAGCACGCTGCTGCTGCAGCCAGCGCCTTAG
- a CDS encoding HAD family hydrolase, with protein MQATLDASRIKAISLDLDDTLWPIWPVIARAELALQDWLRPHAPATAEFLTDGERRLTLRREVQASRPEIGHDLRTLRQELIRRALQRHDEDTMLVEPAYEVFIAERMRVELYEDARPALAWLAQRYPVVALSNGNADVQRIGLGEFFHAGFSAQEFGVGKPDARFFHAAAQAAGVLPQEVLHVGDDAALDVVGALDAGLQTVWVNRAGHDWAHDSHRPHATVGDMQALCALLGAGS; from the coding sequence ATGCAAGCCACGCTCGACGCTTCCCGGATCAAGGCCATTTCCCTCGACCTCGACGACACCCTGTGGCCGATCTGGCCGGTGATCGCCCGCGCCGAACTGGCCCTGCAGGACTGGCTGCGCCCGCATGCGCCGGCCACTGCTGAATTTCTGACCGATGGCGAACGGCGCCTGACCCTGCGCCGCGAGGTACAGGCCAGCCGGCCCGAGATCGGGCACGACCTGCGTACCCTGCGCCAGGAGCTGATCCGCCGTGCCCTGCAACGCCATGACGAGGACACCATGCTGGTGGAGCCGGCCTACGAGGTCTTCATCGCCGAGCGCATGCGCGTGGAACTCTACGAAGATGCGCGCCCGGCGCTGGCCTGGCTGGCGCAGCGCTACCCGGTGGTGGCCCTGTCCAATGGCAATGCCGATGTACAGCGCATCGGACTGGGCGAGTTTTTCCATGCGGGCTTCAGCGCGCAGGAGTTCGGCGTGGGCAAGCCTGATGCGCGTTTCTTCCATGCCGCGGCCCAGGCCGCTGGTGTGTTGCCGCAGGAGGTGCTGCACGTGGGCGACGATGCGGCGCTGGACGTCGTGGGCGCGCTGGATGCGGGCCTGCAAACGGTCTGGGTCAACCGGGCCGGCCACGACTGGGCGCACGACAGCCATAGACCGCACGCCACCGTGGGCGACATGCAGGCCCTTTGCGCATTGCTGGGCGCGGGTAGCTAA